GATTAACTGGTAAGTAGAGACAACTCTTCAAAGATCATAACTGTAAACTGCAAATCTACTTCCAAGTCTCTTACACACCGTTCAGTCCACACAGGCCACGTTCATTTAGCTGTAAAGACTTCAGCCTGGAAACACTATGAAAAGAAAGTTCCTTTGACTGGGTCTTTATAGGAGAAAAGGGTTAGTTGTATTTGTAGACTGGGAGGCTGACGGCGGGATTCCTGTACTGTGAAGAGGTTGGGTCATTGATCCTGCAATGCTCACATTCAGCCCCTGGCCCATTCTTGTTATAGACGCCACAGCGCCCATAGCTGGAATCGGTGCCATTCCCACGGGCACTGGGGCCATGGAAGACAGAGGTATTGGCTCCATGCTTATTGGTGGCACAGCACTGAAAGAAGGGCTGGTTCCCATCACAGGACTTGCTCTCATCTGATTTAGAGTGAGTGGCTGAGGCTGATTCACTTGGAAGGGGTTGATTGGAGTTGGTGCTGTAGCTGCACCTAGTTTTGAGAAAAGAAGGGCAAAGAGGCAAGAGGATCGCATCTCCGTAAAACACTGAGGTTTGGGAGattctctttacggccaaagaaAGCATGTTCTGTACGTCCCCACGTGCTCCCAACCCCCAAACGCCCTCTGGAGAAACCTGCGTGGATGCCATTCAGCtcagtgcagctggggctgcactGGTGCACACACACAGGCTGTTCCACTGAGCCTCTCAACACCACAAAATAATCCCCTGCTGACCAACAGTTTCCACTTGCAGTCACTGGAGAAACAGGTTTCAAATTTGATAACCTGCAACATATCTAACCACTGCATCCGGGTCAGTAATTTTTTAACGTTACTTAAAATTAGCATTACAAAAGAGTACAAATAGCATGCTATTGTACAGTACTCCTTCACTGCAATCTGGCTACAGCATATCTGTGCATTTGCCTGAAGATCTCAGCCAGTGAATTCCATTTAGAAGCTGTACATGTTTTTGGCACCGAGTTTTGACAAGAATTCATAAAGTAAACAAGTTGTTTCCGAATTACAGCGGTGCTAGAAAAAGCAGAGAATAACTTTCCCAACGTTTGAGTTTTTTGGACTGCTGCCAACACTACAAATTCCTTTTACTGTATATGTATAGAGTTATTTGGATGGCCCAGTGACCCCTTAAAAACTTTTTGTAGTAACCGGTAATGGCAGATACACAGACTTCCTGTTGCTGAACACTGCCAATGCTGTTCAGAATTAGGTTTTTTTCTACCCACGGAGTTTAataaactatcttttttttctccactggaaagtgaagaaaataaatactaaaatacaaattttaaaaaatttcacaAGATTAGTGTCACACAAAAATTTCAGTGCATATGAAGAGTCCTTAAAATACACACATCTTCCAAGTGGTTAGTGTCATCATCTAAGCCTGCTGTAAGTGAAGGCTCCCTTACAACAGGGGCCAATTTACAGAAGAACTAAGACAGCAGCCGATTTGTTTGCAAATATACTAAGAGCGTGTTTTGATCAAAACTGGGTTATCACACCCGCCTAATGACAGCCTAAGCAACAACCTATTAAAACATACACCAGAGTTTGCTGTCTGGAACATCAGGCTGCAGTCAGAGATGCTAATTTGCCTGCAGCAGCACAATTAAAAGGGCTATTCCCTACCTGCTTGCCACAAGCACCTACTACCTATTGCCCTCCCAAGGGTTGGAGAGTCTCTGCTGGCACATGCTCACATCTTACCTGTTCTGACAATCAGTCAGTTTTAGCTCAGCCATTTTTAATAACCAAAAGCTCTGTTCTAGCCCAGACCATTGTGACAGAGCAGGTGCAAAAGGTAAGTGGAAAGAAAATAGCTTGAACAGAGCTAACCCAGCAGATGCAAGAGTAGAATTCTGGGCTTTCAGGGTCCAGCAGTACACCTAGAAACCACGCTGCCTCACCCTTCTGCTCTCAGTCATGATCTGCCAGCTGAAGTAATCAAGAAAAACAAGTCAGAAATGACTGATGTTACATCGCATGAGCCTGAGTTATGCAAAGTTTTCCTATAGGAAAGGAGAGcataaacagaaaactgaaaggaaTGTACAGGAACAGACCTGGCGCCAAGAATGGATTCAGTGAAGTAACAGGTTGCGGTGGCTTAGACACCAGCGAATCCAGGTTCACCAAAGCAGCATTGGGGCCCAGAAAAGACTCAGGGGTTTTCCGAGCTGCGCTTTGTTTGCCTGATGACATGCTGGAGTGTTGGGAATCAAAGAGATCAGGACTTGTGGTGCCGCTATGCTGGGATGGCAGAGTGGAACCTGATTCAGCTGTAACaacacaagaagaaaaacaaaacttctcaTCAATCTACATAATCAGGCATAGAAAACCCTGAAGTCCCtgacaaaggaaatattttgaaatctaaTATTTGTGTAAGttatatttaaacatttcagtACATGTTACACCCTTAGCATGCAAGTAGAAAAGTGGTTTTTAGAAGAGCGCAAAGAAGCCAGAATTACAGTTGCAGTGCTCTACGGAAGGCTCTACCTGACTTGCCTCGATGGATATTCTTTCAACTATGCTGCAATAGATTACACTAAGGGTTTCCACAGaaaagatattcaaaagcctTGGGCTTTTGCCCTCCCACTAGATCACTGTTATACCTTCCCCAGCTAGATTCCAACAgggttttctcttttgtttttaaagacgaCTGGCCCAGCTTTGAATTAGCCACCAATCTTCCAGGGAGAACCTAGCTTAAAGTAAACAGCATCTAGTATCAAAGCACTTACATTTTAAGATCTGACAGTTTTTATTTTAGTGAGTAATGaccaaatacaaaagaaattaaaacttttatataagtgaattttctcatttttctactATTGTTATCATGCTGGAATTTATGCGTTTGAGAAATTTAGTCAACACTGTTCTGTTTAACTGTCTGAGCATGAGCCATACTCCACACACATGCTAGATGAGACAAATTTAGAAGTCAAGCAAAATTCTGGGTCAATGCAGCACAGAGGTTACAGAGTGAAATTCTATGGCTTACAATACAAAAGAGGCCAGCTCCCCATGAATTCATGCACAGGCCAAACTGTTAACAACAAGCTTTTACTGCTGCATTATCACCAGCTTTAATCTTTTCCTTTGTGAAAGGAAAATCTCGCTTTTTTAGGAAATTTAAGAATAGATACATCTGTTGCTGAGACTATCAGCCAAACTGCCCATTTGCTAAGAATCTGATTCATACCTGGCTTTTTGGAAGTTCGAAGTGTGtcaaattcagaaaaatcatCTTTAACTGTACCATTCAAATTACTGAAGAGGTCAAAAGATGTACTTCCTGTTCAAAACAACAAGAGAGCTCTGTCGTTAATAGATCTTCAGTTGCATTATACACCTGACCCTACCGAAAGGGATTTCTAACCCATTCACATTACTGAGTAGCCATTCTGTCAGGATCCCAGGTTAGCTGTTCAGAGCAGCTTGAGTCCTTCTACTTTTACCCAGGACAAAGGAGAAGGACATCATCAGAAAAGGGTCCTTTCCTACAGTATTAGCTCATCACTCTGAATTAGTCAGCTTTTAAACCACAATATAAGACACACCTTAGCTGGCTGGGTTTTTATTCAGTGTTCGCACTGCAGGGAGGCATAGGCAGGCATATAttgctttggaagaagagagCAGCAACAATTTTACAGGCTAGCCTATAACATGTGCGCTAATCAGCCTTCAGGTAAAACATCACTTCTAAATATACTTGCAAAGACAAGTGCAACATGACTATAACTTGAGTAATGATTTGACTTATGCTCCCTAAGTTAAAAGGGATAGGAATGTGATGGAATTGCAGGAATGTAATCTACTCCATGTAGAGACGGTAAGGCCCGTTGAGCTAAGGCAGCAGAACTTTGCCACACTTTgcaacaaatgaaaacagaacatttCCATAATGTAGACACACCCTTACCtcgaaagggaggaagaaaagccacACCTAAACGAACAGTAATCACACTACTGAAAAGCTTTGaagtttgcttttctgtatttgttgtaatgtttttcttaatttagCTTTAACTGTCAACACTTTTCAAGCAAATGAAGATGCAGAGCTAACTCCATAAAGAATTTACAAAAAAGACAAGAGCCCAAAGAATATAAGTAAAGATTCTGTATAGTAACAACAGTTCCTACCAAGAACAAAGACCATCACAGTTTAGGAATCATTCCAATAACAATCCAGTTATTGCCCTTTGCCCAGAGAAAAATGGATTAGACCACTTTTAGCAGTGTTCAATTTGTGAGTCCTTTGTTTATTATGTACTGAGATGAATGttcaacagaaaatgcatttagaaTAGCCATGGCACCAACATGAAAATAGGAGGTATTAGTAAGGTTCATGAAAGTTGCATTAGTTACAGAACATGAACAGAGTTACATCACCACCTTTTGCATCTTGCCGCACAAAGTTTTAGGGAAGATTTGACACCCTCGGTCTAAAGTAGAAAAACCTTCATTTGTACCTCTAAAAATTTCCTCAAAGCATGGAACTGCTCAACCTGTCAATCTACATCTGCAGAGACATCCATCTGCACAGTATTTATCATGATGAAAGGTAAAATTATAGTAACATTCATTTTCAGCGATTAAGTTCTTGTCTAATTAAAGATAAAATCCGTTTAAAAGCCTGACGGCAGCAGCACAGTCACAAATGCACAGCATGCATCcgcacataaaaataaaagaatgtggAAGGAAGACAGCATGAAGAAAGAAGCAATATGAATTCAGAGCTCTAACTCAGAATAACAGTACCTGAAGTTCTTTTTGCTGTTAGCTATTACGACTCACATTCTTTACAGTCCAGCACTGCAAGTGAATCAATGCAGAGCTGCTTCTAACCAATCAACATAAAAATCATTCAGGTCTCACCCTACATTACTCAGATTACAGAAATGGAATGTGACAGTCTCTCACCAGAAGTAGACAAAGGTTTGTTTGCAGGTGCTGGTCCCCAAGGATCCACAGAAGGTTTTGCTGCAGTAGATGATGGCTGAGCAGGAGCCCAGGGGTCAACATTTTTGGACAGAGACTGAGCTGAGGATCCTGCTGGTGCTGCCCAAGGATCAACGGAAGCAGCTGGTTTGGCACCTGCAAAAAGAGCCAGCAGGAACACAAGTAACTGTAGCTTCACTTTGGAAAGCTGTCCAAGGAGATTATGGGCCATTATTGTcaagtaaataaaaaaacaaaaaggttttaaaagcagTTCAACATTAGATGCTGAGTTTTTATCAGTACTCCCACGTTATACCTGCAGAACAACAAACACAGCTATATTCTGTGGAAGATGGCTGAATAAaattcagcttccatttgaaattaaattaaaaattggcAGTTCcaacaacaagaaaataaacttgCTTTCATTACAGACATCACCACCATGACAGAGAATATCTGATTTGAATCACAGGGTATATTTACAATAAACTGAAGGGAAAGAAGAATTCCATAAAATCTTTgtgtaaaagaaataaatacacaatgtatgaaaaggaaaataatctgaGAGATTCACAGATAATAATTTTAAACCTCTTTCTACCATACTGttactttgtaaaaataaataaatatatatatatatatttacaatcatacatatatttatttacaatCAGTTTTCCCTGAGGTAGTTTTGTCTTTTTAGACTCACCTGTAAGCACTCTTCCTGACACAGGTCTAAGTTGTCTGCTGATATCCTTTCCTACATTCTTCAACCCCAATAATTGCATGTTCAACATTCACATTTTTATTAGAAGACACTGACAACTCTTTTTTCCTACAAACCCAGATCACCAAAGTACTTGTCTGTCAATACGTTTACAAGGTCCTGCACAAGGTTAGGGTTTCATTCTGTCAAATGGCAAACTGAggtgggaggggagaaggaaggaaggaaaaataaatttgccTCACTATATATAATTTGCTGCCCATTTCTTCTTATTATTCCCCAAGGTACTACTTAATGCTATTCACTTTAGGtggcctctttttccttcttccactaCATGAAGCTATTTGGGCTCATCAAACCCTGGGACCACCAAAACAAATCACATTTCATATTTGCAGTGGGCCAGCCCTGTGTTGGAAGGTATTGCTCCTAGTTTGTTTTCATCTCATCTGTTCCCACCCCTCTTTCACCCCCACAGCCACGGAAGTGCAGGGATGGGAACTTAATACTTCAAATACACATCTTGTACAATTGTAAGATGATCGATTACCTTCAAATCAGCTAGTACACGCACACATTTCCTTTCCCCAGTGAAACTTCTAGACCAGTCATGGTTTAAATACTAAATGAGAAGAACTGTATAATCCAGGAGTAGGACAGAACTTCCCATGCAATAAGCTGCTATCACTTTTAATCCCCTTGCATCTTTCAGGTTACAACtaaacattgttttattttttaaaaatacacacaaaagcCATTGACATCACAGCATTCTTTTTGAAAACCAATTCAGTGCTACTCATGGTGGCACAAATTCCAATTTGCAGTGCTGGTCTTTCACTTTCATCAACAGGTGGCATGGTCTCGCTGCAGGTCCAGAGCAGGAAATGCCGAAATCCTCCAAATAAACCCAACTATTCCCAGTCCAGCACTTAGATTTCCTTTATCTGCCCTTAGTGCTAAGTTACAATCAATGCCACGCAAGAAATGCTAGTGACAGTGCTTCTCATAAACGGCAGCTTtcagaaaagtcttttctttcatAAGACAGCTCACAGAATTAGAGCATTTGGGAAGATAGCTTCCCTTAGCTTCCATTATCTCTGCTGAAATGTCAAAGCACATACAGGATTTAAGACCCACGATTCAGTGACTCACTGTTTCATTAGCAGTCAAATTCATAAGTCTCCCATCTTCAAGACTATCCTTGGCAGCCAAGTAACTGGCCAGCTGGAACAAGGGGTTGTTACAAGTGGCATTAATAAAGTTGGGAGCCACTGAGAGGAAATACTACAGCTGCAACTAATTCAAGGAAAAACTAGTCAATGGATGATATGTCAAGCACAAGatttgaagggggggggggttgttctgtttttaaacatgGAAAATTACATCGAACAGTCTTAAAGCCCTGAAACTGTCTTTTTCTGACCTAATGCTTGACAGCTTATCACCAGAAAAGATACAGATTACACTTAAACAATGAACTGTGGCTGGCCCAGCAGCTAAGCAAGTCCATTTAATGCCACcacaagaaaggaaggaaaaaaaaaaagtaagcaagcTTCAGTATTAAACTCCAAAGTTTTTATCAGGAATCTGGAGAGTAGAGTACTTACTGCTAATGCAAATGACTTTGAAGCACTATACAGTTGAGGTCCTAGAAACACCAGCCTAAAGCAAAACTGGCAGAACTAAGCTGTTAGTCTTCAGGACTGCACAGGAACCCCCACTATTCCTCACCCCCCACAACCCCCACCCAGAAGGCGAAATCAAAAAACAGATCCAGCTCCATTCCCAAAGACATAGTATGTTGAACACCCACTGTGAGGAACCATGAGCTTTCTTACGCAAAGGAGTAACTCCTTGGACAGACTTTGGCTAACCTAGAAAATAGCACACTGCATAGGcagcaaaacaaacacatacaaaagTAAAGAGCAAAAAGTCCAGTTGTTTGCATGTTTAACACGTGAAATGTTGGATCTTTCACTTCAAAAACAGATTGCACAGATGCAGCATCAAAAGTTTATGAAACAGTGAGTATTTTTAACATGGTAAAAATCTCCATTTAAACAATTCAACCCATTTGGTTCTGACTGTATATACATCCTATTTCAGTAGGAGCAGTATTAAAGATACTGTAATTCAAAGCTACAGCTTTTCTGAATTATAGCATCCTGTCCGAGTACTATATTAAGCACTGACAAGTATCTCAGTCCATGACATGCGACCCAACCAGCAGTCAAACCACGAGCATCCACCCAGGATGAGACAAGTTGTTTCTGCTGCACAAAGAGAAACcaaaggcttttattttctcctccttcttaagattcaaaatacacacacaaaaaaaaaatcaactgctgcaaacagaaaaggaatgTAATAGCCATTCGTTTCTGCTTGAAAATGAGTTAAGGGAATCTTACTTCTCGTGTATGGAAAACAACCAAAATGGACTAACATACTGATGGGATGTTCTGCACCGTTACTGAGGAACTTGAAAAAGCTCAATATTAAGCAGCAAAAACTTCTAAGATAAGCATTCCCTCTGGCAGAGTTTGTTCTTACCAAATGATTGCCATGGGTCAGAGGCAGTAGCTGCAACTGTGGATCCTCCCCAGGGATCAGTTTGGTTTGCAACAGCAGGAGGTCCCCAAGGCTCTGTTTTCTGTGATGCCGGTGCCGATGAGGGTAGGGCATCCATCAGGTCCAACAAGGTTGTATGCTGAGGGCAGGAACAGTCTGAGCTTTAATCAAGAGTATTACCAATCTGAAGCACAAACCCATGAGAGTGAAgaagcaacttttttttatttttttttccttttacacaCCTGCATTGACTAGTAGTTTGAAATTTAACCCACATGGAAGAAGCTTTAAGCTATACAACAAAGCAATCCCAAAAGCATAAAAGAGCTCGGTATTAAGCTATTTTGTGTTACtgtatttcagcttttggcagcaTAACCGGGAATTTCTTAGTTGAAGGCACTACCTCCTTCTTTTTGGGAATTTTAATTGTGTCTCTGCGACTCTCCTCCAGAGCCATCTGTAATCTCAGATCATCTCCGCGTCTGAGGCGCTCCTCCTGCAAAGGAAATCAACACTGTTGATATAGACCATTAGCCTAGACTGTGCTGCTCCAAGGTGGCCAGCCCCGCTGGCAGGACACTGCCAGGGAAGGCCTGTGCAGCACTCCCTGCCACCCTAGGAGCGATGTGCACCACGGGCAAGTGAGTGGGATTGCCAGGCCTATTTGCTGTAACTTATACATAACACAACTGGAGAAAAAAGTTTTCTGGTGAATCTCACCTCACTCAAACAGAGGTCAGGGACAACCTGACCCCGTAACACCAATATAACAGTGTGATCAGTAAGCCAACATCAATTTTGCTGACTGAAATTTACCCTCATGTTATTTTATTCCCAATGGAAAAGCTATAAATGAAACATTCTTTCTAAGAATTAAGTTACAATGCTAGAAACACCATGGAATCTAAAGACACAGTAAATATCCCATCTTTAAATTATTATAGTGCTTTTGATCATTCAAATCACCACTGAAGGACGCAGCAATTTAAACTTTAGTTTTACTGACTTTTGACAGCTTCCTTCCACACTTGGTGAAAGTGTTATAAAGAATCCTAAGGGAATGATCTAGCCAACTCTGTGCATATTTTACAGGTTTTTAAACATCTCTAAACTACCACGTTTGTGGTAGATCCAACTATTTCAAGTATTTTTGCTTGCAccacatttttcagaagttgACAAATTCCCCAACTGGCATCTCCCTTgcaatttttaaagctgtttcaaCTGATATATTctatgttgtttttgtttttttttctttttaaaatttattgctAAATAATGAGAAAGTTTACTGGGTTATAGTTTccctctccaagcacagagaTACTAATGCTTAACATACAGCTGTAAGTTAAATCTTTCTCAGGAAGCTTCAAAATATTGCAGAGACACTCAGTATGGCTGGCTTGAATGTTCACTCATAGCTGAGATTCAACAACTCCGTTACATATTAATATGCAGTAGACTTTACTCAGAATTACAGCATTCACTCCAAATTCAGAATGAACCTCCTAAGAATTAACATATTAATATAACCACTGTGATAGTTCAGGAGctaaactgtttaaaaacaggttcttcaaatattttagcattttgtGTCAGATCACCCTTCTGTTCCAGACAATCTAACCAAATGAACAGATAATTCAAAATTCCCTTGTAATCAAAATTCACTGACTTTTTTCCATGCTGGCCCCATTAATAAAGGCTTTCAGGACTAGTCATGTTTCCAGTTCTTTGTAACTGAAAACAGCTTCAGTAATGTGATGATTAACATCCTCCCACACAACAAAGTCTTCTTGCAAAATGACTGTCATCTTCCACTAGTCTCAACAGCACTGAGGccacagttaattaaaaaaaaaagataaaaaataaaataaaatcaaagagcAAACATCTTCCAAAATGGCCATTCTCTTCCCCTACTACACCTGCAGCAAAGTCAAGCTGCCATTGAAAAAAGAGGATTGTAGTCTCAACTATCAATGCATGGACGCTTTAGACACGGGAACTGACCTGCTCTGCAACTTCCCTGCTCATTGCCAGTGCAAGCTGCAGTTGGAGCTCTTCTTCTCCACTTGTCTGAGGCCGCGCCTGCTCTAGCTCCGAGGACACTCGAGGGGATGTAGCTGTTGGAGACAAACACAGCAAATATAAAACACTAAGTAACAGAAAGCCATAACAGGCTTGATTACCTTTCTTACCAGACTGCCCCGCTTCCACGCAGCCACTCGCAAAAGCCAACGATGCCAAACACAACAACAGGCGCCCCAGGGTGCCAAGGGCCCACTGGCCATACTCAGCTCTCTGAACTATCAGAGGTAAAGTTCATACGAACAGCTGAACATGTTCAACTCTCAGCTGAggtcaagaaacaaaagaaaaatttaaaaggtAAAAATTTGCAAGATAGCTCACTTGCTTTAAATGAAAAACGTTCATGGAAGACAGACTTTTTTAAGCAGTGAGACTTTTTATATCAACAAAAAATCAACGAGCTTACGATGAATGCTGGAGACTCTGTCTCAGCAAATCAGAGCTTTAGAGAGACAGGTCACTGACTTCAACTGTAGAATTAATCATTCAAAAAACATTTGTTGAAATGTCTTACATGTACCAATGTCAATGTAAGGATTTGCTGGGAGTCAGACAATACCATGGTAAAATTGGATACCACccacttttctgtaaaataatacAGTCTTAAAAACAGTTCTTTATCTCTCCCATTCAATTGCTAAGCATGCTCAGAGACAAACAAAACAGCTATTCATACTCAAAATTtacaaaatacagtattattttctGTACAAAAAAGGTATATAGGTTTGGGAGGGTTGTTTggcttttgtttggttggtttttttaatcttgcatgAAGACTTCTATTAGCTAAGAACTACGTGATAATCCGCTTCTCACCCTCCCCTCAGAAGAATTAAGGCTGACAgctaaaatatattatttctcaATACCCAAGTCGTCTTCTGTTCATGTCTTCACTGCCGTAGCATGCAGAAACTTCTATCCCAATGGGAGAACTCTAATGTGTTTACAAGTATACAGCAATTAAACAATTCTTGTGCTCTCTCGGATAATTGTACAGCAACCAGATTATCTACACTGCTATTTTATCTTACTTTAGCATAGGAATTTCTGTTTAATGGTTGGAAAGGGAATTACaattttgcaaaatatatattaaCAATTCATAAAAAGGAACCATATTTTAAAGCTAGGATGTCAAACTCAAAAGAAATTAAGTTCCT
This region of Dromaius novaehollandiae isolate bDroNov1 chromosome 14, bDroNov1.hap1, whole genome shotgun sequence genomic DNA includes:
- the EPN2 gene encoding epsin-2 isoform X2, producing MTTSSIRRQMKNIVNNYSEAEIKVREATSNDPWGPSSSLMTEIADLTYNVVAFSEIMSMIWKRLNDHGKNWRHVYKALTLLDYLIKTGSERVAQQCKENIFAIQTLKDFQYIDRDGKDQGINVREKSKQLVSLLKDDERLKTERAQALKTKERMAQVATGVGSNQITFGRGSSQPNLSTSYSEQEYGKSGGSPASYHGSTSPRVSSELEQARPQTSGEEELQLQLALAMSREVAEQEERLRRGDDLRLQMALEESRRDTIKIPKKKEHTTLLDLMDALPSSAPASQKTEPWGPPAVANQTDPWGGSTVAATASDPWQSFGAKPAASVDPWAAPAGSSAQSLSKNVDPWAPAQPSSTAAKPSVDPWGPAPANKPLSTSAESGSTLPSQHSGTTSPDLFDSQHSSMSSGKQSAARKTPESFLGPNAALVNLDSLVSKPPQPVTSLNPFLAPGAATAPTPINPFQVNQPQPLTLNQMRASPVMGTSPSFSAVPPISMEPIPLSSMAPVPVGMAPIPAMGAVASITRMGQGLNVSIAGSMTQPLHSTGIPPSASQSTNTTNPFLL
- the EPN2 gene encoding epsin-2 isoform X3 translates to MTTSSIRRQMKNIVNNYSEAEIKVREATSNDPWGPSSSLMTEIADLTYNVVAFSEIMSMIWKRLNDHGKNWRHVYKALTLLDYLIKTGSERVAQQCKENIFAIQTLKDFQYIDRDGKDQGINVREKSKQLVSLLKDDERLKTERAQALKTKERMAQVATGVGSNQITFGRGSSQPNLSTSYSEQEYGKSGGSPASYHGSTSPRVSSELEQARPQTSGEEELQLQLALAMSREVAEQHTTLLDLMDALPSSAPASQKTEPWGPPAVANQTDPWGGSTVAATASDPWQSFGAKPAASVDPWAAPAGSSAQSLSKNVDPWAPAQPSSTAAKPSVDPWGPAPANKPLSTSGSTSFDLFSNLNGTVKDDFSEFDTLRTSKKPAESGSTLPSQHSGTTSPDLFDSQHSSMSSGKQSAARKTPESFLGPNAALVNLDSLVSKPPQPVTSLNPFLAPGAATAPTPINPFQVNQPQPLTLNQMRASPVMGTSPSFSAVPPISMEPIPLSSMAPVPVGMAPIPAMGAVASITRMGQGLNVSIAGSMTQPLHSTGIPPSASQSTNTTNPFLL
- the EPN2 gene encoding epsin-2 isoform X1; protein product: MTTSSIRRQMKNIVNNYSEAEIKVREATSNDPWGPSSSLMTEIADLTYNVVAFSEIMSMIWKRLNDHGKNWRHVYKALTLLDYLIKTGSERVAQQCKENIFAIQTLKDFQYIDRDGKDQGINVREKSKQLVSLLKDDERLKTERAQALKTKERMAQVATGVGSNQITFGRGSSQPNLSTSYSEQEYGKSGGSPASYHGSTSPRVSSELEQARPQTSGEEELQLQLALAMSREVAEQEERLRRGDDLRLQMALEESRRDTIKIPKKKEHTTLLDLMDALPSSAPASQKTEPWGPPAVANQTDPWGGSTVAATASDPWQSFGAKPAASVDPWAAPAGSSAQSLSKNVDPWAPAQPSSTAAKPSVDPWGPAPANKPLSTSGSTSFDLFSNLNGTVKDDFSEFDTLRTSKKPAESGSTLPSQHSGTTSPDLFDSQHSSMSSGKQSAARKTPESFLGPNAALVNLDSLVSKPPQPVTSLNPFLAPGAATAPTPINPFQVNQPQPLTLNQMRASPVMGTSPSFSAVPPISMEPIPLSSMAPVPVGMAPIPAMGAVASITRMGQGLNVSIAGSMTQPLHSTGIPPSASQSTNTTNPFLL